The Tenacibaculum jejuense genome includes a window with the following:
- a CDS encoding phospholipase D family protein, which yields MSKFLTGKPLEEKLTDIIWNAKKYVVIVSPFIRLDSHVRSIFDKIKATHEIHLILIFGKNEGYKQKSLREDDFEYFKNFKNISILYNKNLHAKHYSNEKEGLITSLNLYDYSMINNIEYGVHFSKSILNPTEKLFEETEDFTDELIFEKSHVVFLKKPQYKKKLLGLTKSYQNSTVLFDISNEFFNGYNYEIKSLSEFDYENLSDVDKVYDKKPERQNEIELEPEFGFCIRTGEQIPYNPQKPFSYYAFKTWQQFENYNYAENYCHKTGKESYGKTSMNNPILK from the coding sequence CTCCTTTTATAAGACTAGATAGTCATGTTAGAAGCATATTTGATAAAATAAAAGCTACACATGAAATACATCTAATTTTAATATTTGGTAAAAATGAAGGCTATAAACAAAAGAGTTTGAGAGAAGATGATTTTGAATATTTTAAAAATTTCAAAAATATATCTATTCTTTACAACAAAAATTTACACGCTAAACATTATAGCAATGAAAAAGAAGGTTTAATTACCTCATTAAATTTATATGATTACTCTATGATTAATAATATAGAGTACGGAGTTCATTTTTCTAAAAGTATTTTAAATCCTACAGAAAAGTTGTTTGAAGAAACAGAAGACTTTACTGATGAATTGATTTTTGAGAAAAGTCATGTTGTTTTTTTAAAGAAACCCCAATACAAGAAAAAATTATTAGGACTAACCAAATCTTATCAAAATTCAACTGTATTATTTGATATATCTAATGAGTTTTTTAATGGTTATAATTACGAAATTAAATCACTATCCGAATTCGACTATGAAAACCTAAGCGATGTTGATAAAGTGTATGATAAAAAGCCTGAAAGACAAAACGAAATCGAGCTAGAACCAGAATTTGGCTTTTGTATAAGAACTGGAGAACAAATTCCTTACAATCCTCAAAAGCCTTTTTCTTATTATGCTTTTAAAACTTGGCAGCAATTTGAAAATTATAATTATGCAGAAAATTATTGTCATAAAACAGGAAAAGAAAGCTATGGAAAAACCAGTATGAACAATCCTATTTTAAAATAA